In a genomic window of Candidatus Babeliales bacterium:
- a CDS encoding YicC/YloC family endoribonuclease: MKKYTITSMTGFASKTFVLIAPSGERSSISMNLKSLNSRFFENTIKLPMTLTHLETTIIKQFKEKLRRGHIYFSAYLSNPNIFEGTITPAMTIIDSYMQAMNQIKTKYNLSDDIKIDNIVRLPNIFSKEEQPLDETSTHQILAAVTDLIEKVMQDRAIEGNASATDLNNRITIIKKEMVAISERAHVFVEECKKKVHATLQEIGADENLIANAQKSGLYSMLDKIDIHEEITRLNSHLEKLIEILSATEAEKGKRLDFTLQELAREINTITAKCSDSTISAHAINVKVEIEKMREQIQNIV, translated from the coding sequence ATGAAAAAATATACTATCACGAGCATGACAGGTTTTGCATCCAAAACATTTGTTTTAATTGCACCATCAGGGGAACGTTCCAGCATTTCTATGAACCTAAAATCTCTCAATTCTCGTTTTTTTGAAAACACCATAAAATTACCCATGACGTTGACGCACTTAGAAACCACAATCATCAAGCAATTCAAAGAAAAATTACGCCGTGGACACATTTATTTTAGTGCATATTTAAGTAATCCAAATATTTTTGAAGGCACTATCACTCCCGCTATGACAATCATTGATAGCTATATGCAAGCAATGAATCAAATTAAAACAAAATATAATCTGTCCGATGATATAAAAATAGATAATATCGTGCGATTACCGAATATATTTTCTAAAGAAGAACAACCGCTCGATGAAACTTCCACACATCAAATTTTAGCCGCTGTTACAGATCTTATTGAAAAAGTTATGCAAGATAGAGCTATAGAAGGTAATGCTTCGGCAACAGACCTTAATAATCGAATTACCATCATCAAAAAAGAAATGGTTGCAATTTCAGAAAGAGCTCATGTTTTTGTTGAAGAATGTAAAAAGAAAGTACATGCAACACTACAAGAAATTGGCGCCGATGAGAACTTAATTGCCAATGCGCAAAAAAGCGGCCTGTATTCCATGCTTGATAAAATTGATATTCATGAAGAAATTACTCGCTTAAATAGCCACTTAGAAAAATTAATAGAAATCCTTTCCGCAACAGAAGCAGAAAAAGGTAAACGTCTTGATTTTACCCTGCAAGAATTGGCACGCGAAATTAACACTATTACCGCAAAATGCTCTGATTCAACCATTAGCGCACATGCAATTAACGTTAAAGTTGAAATTGAAAAAATGCGTGAGCAAATACAAAATATTGTTTAG
- a CDS encoding YebC/PmpR family DNA-binding transcriptional regulator: protein MAGHSKWANIKRKKAKEDGKKSKVFTKIIKEITIAARENGGNPDLNPRLRLLLEKGKEANMPIENAMRAIKKGTGELPGAQYEEYTYEGYAPHGIAVMIDAITDNKNRTVAEFRRLFSENNGSLGELGTVNWMFEKLGAVTAQGKITEDELLEHLIEYDIKDMQIDDNAYTIYCDPKALESVKNAVEKAGLKIENSGLEWVAKNTTELPEGQSDKVLEFLSKVQDHDDVENVYTNLG, encoded by the coding sequence ATGGCAGGTCATAGCAAATGGGCCAATATTAAGCGTAAAAAAGCTAAAGAAGACGGAAAAAAATCTAAAGTTTTTACCAAAATTATTAAAGAAATTACCATAGCCGCCCGTGAAAATGGCGGAAACCCCGATCTTAATCCCCGTTTGCGACTTTTGCTTGAAAAAGGAAAAGAAGCAAACATGCCCATAGAAAACGCAATGCGTGCAATTAAAAAAGGCACGGGTGAACTTCCTGGTGCGCAATACGAGGAATATACCTATGAAGGGTATGCTCCTCATGGGATAGCTGTGATGATCGATGCAATTACGGATAACAAAAATCGTACTGTTGCTGAATTTAGAAGACTATTTTCCGAAAACAATGGATCCTTGGGTGAATTAGGAACGGTAAACTGGATGTTTGAAAAACTTGGTGCAGTTACTGCACAAGGAAAAATCACGGAAGACGAGTTACTTGAACACCTTATCGAATACGATATTAAGGACATGCAAATAGATGATAATGCATACACCATATATTGTGATCCAAAAGCTCTGGAATCGGTGAAAAATGCAGTTGAAAAAGCTGGATTAAAAATAGAAAATTCTGGTCTTGAATGGGTTGCGAAAAACACTACAGAACTTCCAGAAGGACAGAGCGATAAAGTTCTTGAATTTTTATCAAAAGTACAAGATCATGATGACGTAGAAAATGTATACACAAATCTTGGATAA